Proteins encoded within one genomic window of Lemur catta isolate mLemCat1 chromosome 23, mLemCat1.pri, whole genome shotgun sequence:
- the MDM4 gene encoding protein Mdm4 isoform X6: MTSFSTSAQCSTSDSACRISSGQINQVRPKLPLLKILQAAGAQGEMFTVKEVMHYLGQYIMVKQLYDQQEQHMVYCGGDLLGELLGRQSFSVKDPSPLYDMLRKNLVTLATATTAKC, encoded by the exons ATGACATCATTTTCCACCTCTGCCCAGTGTTCAACATCTGACAGTGCTTGTAGGATCTCTTCAGGACAAATCAATCAG GTACGACCAAAACTGCCACTTTTGAAGATTTTGCAGGCAGCAGGTGCACAAGGTGAAATGTTCACTGTTAAAGAG GTCATGCATTATCTAGGTCAGTATATAATGGTGAAGCAACTTTATGATCAGCAGGAGCAGCATATGGTATATTGTGGTGGAGATCTTTTGGGAGAGCTACTAGGACGTCAGAGCTTCTCCGTCAAAGACCCAAG CCCTCTGTATGATATGCTAAGAAAGAATCTTGTCACTTTAGCCACTGCTACTACAG